In the genome of Altererythrobacter sp. TH136, one region contains:
- a CDS encoding CopD family protein, with protein MQSALAVTYLWLKAGHVIFVIFWMAGLFMLPRYLVYHQEAEPGSAEAAVWADRERKLLKIILLPSIVVVWVLGILLATTQNLWGEGWLHAKLLFVLLLSGYHGYMAGYSRKLAQGHRPLTGKQLRLLNEVPGVAAALIVILVIVRPF; from the coding sequence ATGCAAAGCGCGCTCGCGGTGACGTATCTCTGGCTGAAAGCCGGCCACGTGATCTTTGTCATCTTCTGGATGGCCGGCCTGTTCATGCTCCCGCGCTATCTGGTCTATCACCAGGAGGCTGAACCCGGCTCGGCCGAGGCGGCGGTGTGGGCCGATCGTGAGCGCAAGCTGCTCAAGATCATCCTGTTGCCATCGATCGTCGTGGTGTGGGTGCTCGGCATCCTGCTGGCCACCACGCAGAACCTGTGGGGCGAGGGCTGGCTGCACGCGAAGCTGCTGTTCGTGCTGCTGTTGTCCGGGTATCACGGCTATATGGCCGGCTATTCCAGGAAACTGGCGCAGGGGCATCGCCCGCTCACCGGCAAGCAGCTGCGACTGCTCAACGAGGTGCCCGGAGTGGCCGCGGCACTGATCGTCATCCTGGTGATCGTCCGCCCGTTCTGA